From one Bradyrhizobium sp. Ash2021 genomic stretch:
- a CDS encoding adenylate/guanylate cyclase domain-containing protein: MERRLAAIVCADVAGYSRMMGADEEGTHATFKAHRTAIYPIILNHGGRVVKNTGDGFLLEFPSIVGAIEASIAMQSLMAERNNHLPSDRVMQFRLGIHMGDVMADEEEVFGDDVNIAVRLESVATPGGIAVSAKAYHEAGRHLGTALVDAGSYRFKNIAEAVAVWTWEPTGIDSSRSLAPKDTTNLAAQYRTAIVGVLPFANLSDSTDEYFSDGLTEDLIHALSLQSFYRVLSRNSTFSFKGKNQSTRLIAREIDASYLIQGSVRRAASKIRVTAELIAPESGEQLWNGRYDRDIGDLFAMQDEITTSLSAAVAAEIYRAEAAAPPRASSNDLTAWDRFLKGLSHYYQGTKADFETSIALFKEAIALDPTLSIARAYLATIMIQGTQFGWIKSTRELWTTAMSLAESSVRLDPRSSFAFQILAYLHATEGHYEAAMDASRRAVELNPYDMGARGVQGMCHFVIGEHRQAIALFSMAAQRGNSDPRYQFAATNAFSHYLLGQYDASLSWAREALYVNPNHLQVLAVRAAALAQLGRTEEAVKAAGDLQTNYPGITVERHLRNFRWKLADDVAHYRDGLVKAGVPLGKLTLVKPTPKLAADS; the protein is encoded by the coding sequence ATGGAGAGACGTCTGGCTGCGATCGTGTGCGCTGACGTTGCCGGCTACTCCCGCATGATGGGCGCCGACGAGGAAGGCACGCATGCCACCTTCAAGGCGCATCGGACCGCGATTTACCCGATCATTCTCAATCATGGCGGCCGGGTCGTGAAGAACACCGGCGACGGCTTCCTGCTGGAGTTTCCCAGCATCGTCGGCGCCATCGAGGCTTCGATCGCCATGCAGTCCCTGATGGCGGAGCGTAACAACCACCTCCCCTCCGACCGGGTCATGCAGTTCCGCCTGGGCATCCACATGGGCGATGTCATGGCCGATGAGGAAGAGGTGTTCGGGGACGACGTGAACATCGCCGTCCGGCTTGAATCGGTGGCCACGCCCGGCGGCATCGCGGTTTCGGCCAAGGCCTATCATGAGGCGGGAAGGCATCTCGGCACCGCGTTGGTCGACGCCGGCAGCTACCGTTTCAAGAACATTGCCGAGGCGGTCGCGGTCTGGACCTGGGAACCGACGGGGATCGACAGCAGCCGCAGCCTGGCGCCGAAGGACACGACGAACCTCGCGGCCCAATACCGGACGGCGATCGTCGGCGTGCTGCCATTCGCCAATCTCAGCGACTCGACCGACGAATATTTTTCCGACGGACTGACCGAGGACCTGATTCACGCGCTTTCGCTGCAATCCTTCTACCGGGTGCTGAGCCGGAATTCGACCTTCTCGTTCAAAGGCAAGAACCAGAGCACGCGCCTGATCGCGCGGGAAATCGACGCCAGCTACCTGATCCAGGGCTCGGTGCGGCGCGCCGCATCCAAAATTCGCGTCACCGCCGAACTGATCGCGCCGGAAAGCGGCGAGCAGTTGTGGAACGGCCGGTATGACCGGGACATCGGCGATCTCTTCGCGATGCAGGACGAGATCACCACCAGCCTGTCGGCGGCGGTCGCGGCCGAAATCTATCGCGCGGAAGCTGCCGCGCCGCCCCGGGCGTCGTCGAACGATCTGACCGCCTGGGACCGGTTCCTGAAGGGGCTGTCCCACTATTATCAGGGCACCAAGGCGGATTTCGAAACCTCGATCGCCCTGTTCAAGGAAGCTATCGCGCTCGATCCGACGCTTTCGATCGCCCGCGCCTATCTGGCCACCATCATGATCCAGGGCACCCAGTTCGGCTGGATCAAGAGCACGCGCGAATTGTGGACCACGGCGATGAGCCTCGCCGAAAGCAGCGTCAGGCTCGATCCACGCTCGTCCTTCGCATTCCAGATCCTGGCCTACCTGCACGCGACGGAAGGCCATTACGAGGCCGCCATGGACGCCTCGCGGCGCGCCGTCGAGTTGAACCCGTACGATATGGGCGCCCGCGGCGTTCAGGGGATGTGTCACTTCGTGATCGGCGAGCATCGCCAGGCGATTGCGCTGTTTTCGATGGCGGCCCAGCGCGGCAACAGCGATCCCAGATATCAGTTCGCGGCGACCAACGCGTTCAGCCACTATCTGCTGGGGCAATATGACGCTTCGCTGTCCTGGGCGCGCGAGGCGCTCTATGTGAATCCAAACCATCTGCAGGTGCTGGCCGTCAGGGCGGCGGCGCTGGCGCAATTGGGACGAACCGAGGAGGCGGTGAAAGCCGCGGGCGATCTGCAAACCAACTATCCCGGCATCACCGTCGAGCGGCATTTGAGGAATTTCCGCTGGAAGCTTGCCGACGACGTCGCGCATTATCGCGACGGACTTGTGAAGGCCGGCGTGCCGCTCGGCAAATTGACCCTCGTCAAGCCGACGCCGAAGCTTGCAGCGGATTCCTGA